In Arthrobacter ramosus, one DNA window encodes the following:
- a CDS encoding NUDIX domain-containing protein codes for MSVVEAASGEGVPSRAAHDIPADRTVIAAVIQWRDKIALFRRSGNLGDDSGLWHCITGFMEAGATPEQQTLEELFEEAGLQPKDLLGLLPGPDLVVADGLGNPWLIHTFTALTSRRRLTINWENDAYRWTAAHKAKRFANRVDWLDNVLDATGHVPRTIPAPGPGASPGRSLGAA; via the coding sequence ATGAGCGTCGTTGAGGCGGCGTCCGGCGAGGGGGTTCCCTCGCGCGCTGCGCATGACATCCCTGCGGACCGCACCGTGATAGCGGCCGTCATCCAGTGGCGGGACAAGATTGCCCTATTCAGAAGAAGTGGAAATCTTGGCGACGACAGTGGCCTATGGCACTGCATTACCGGTTTCATGGAAGCCGGGGCCACGCCTGAACAGCAGACCCTTGAAGAGTTGTTTGAAGAAGCGGGTCTGCAACCCAAAGACCTTCTGGGACTCCTGCCGGGACCGGACTTAGTGGTGGCTGACGGCTTGGGCAATCCGTGGCTCATCCATACCTTCACCGCCTTGACGTCCCGACGCCGGCTGACGATCAATTGGGAAAACGACGCCTACAGGTGGACCGCTGCCCACAAGGCCAAGCGTTTCGCTAACCGCGTGGACTGGCTGGACAACGTGCTCGATGCGACCGGCCATGTCCCGCGTACCATTCCGGCACCTGGGCCCGGGGCATCCCCGGGCCGGAGCCTGGGTGCCGCTTAA
- a CDS encoding ArsR/SmtB family transcription factor, translating into MASRTSNPLTHPDLNELDLFRLMAAVTDPVRLGIVIKLAGSSEDIPCTDFALPVTKSAGTRHFRVLREAGVIHQHDVGVRRMSRLRSDDLEVRFPGLLKLILQEAAPFKHGDRQAS; encoded by the coding sequence ATGGCCAGCCGAACTTCCAACCCACTCACGCATCCTGACCTCAATGAACTGGACCTGTTCCGCCTGATGGCGGCCGTGACTGACCCGGTGCGGCTGGGGATCGTCATCAAGCTGGCTGGCAGCAGCGAAGACATACCGTGCACCGATTTTGCCCTGCCAGTGACAAAGTCTGCCGGGACCCGCCATTTTCGGGTGCTCCGTGAGGCGGGCGTGATCCATCAGCACGATGTGGGCGTCCGCCGCATGAGCCGGCTGCGCAGCGATGACCTCGAAGTCCGCTTCCCCGGCCTGCTGAAACTGATCCTCCAGGAGGCTGCCCCCTTCAAGCACGGGGATCGTCAAGCCTCCTGA
- a CDS encoding NADPH-dependent F420 reductase produces MPTLGIIGTGNIGSAIAHLAVNAGIPVVLSNSRGPETLAGLVSELGPLASAGTIEQSAAAGDVVVLSVPLTAHTAIPASLLEGKAVLDTTNYYPFRDGRVAELDEERLTTSELVLQHFQGAGLTKAFNNILAHHIPQLARPAGAPDRTAVPVAGDDATAKAKVVGLIEQLGFDTVDAGTLAESWRFEPEAAAYTRLYLADPATPDDTMLEAPAAPVSAERLSDALKRAEPVRVAARTF; encoded by the coding sequence ATGCCCACACTTGGAATCATTGGCACCGGAAACATCGGTAGTGCCATCGCTCATCTCGCCGTAAATGCCGGCATCCCTGTAGTGCTGTCCAATTCCCGCGGCCCGGAGACACTCGCCGGCCTCGTCTCAGAGTTGGGACCCCTGGCTTCCGCCGGCACCATCGAACAGTCCGCGGCGGCCGGAGACGTTGTTGTCCTGTCCGTGCCGCTCACCGCGCATACCGCCATTCCCGCATCCCTGCTTGAAGGGAAGGCCGTACTCGACACCACCAACTACTACCCATTCCGGGACGGAAGGGTGGCTGAGCTCGACGAGGAAAGGCTGACTACGAGCGAGCTCGTCCTGCAGCATTTCCAGGGAGCCGGCCTGACGAAGGCCTTCAACAACATCCTGGCCCACCACATCCCCCAGCTGGCGCGCCCCGCCGGCGCACCCGACCGCACCGCCGTTCCCGTGGCAGGCGACGACGCTACCGCCAAGGCGAAGGTCGTGGGGCTTATCGAGCAACTGGGTTTCGACACTGTGGACGCCGGCACATTGGCTGAAAGCTGGCGTTTCGAGCCGGAAGCCGCTGCCTACACCAGGCTTTACCTGGCGGACCCCGCCACCCCGGACGACACCATGCTCGAAGCTCCCGCCGCACCTGTGTCCGCTGAGCGTCTAAGCGACGCACTGAAGCGTGCCGAACCGGTGCGGGTTGCCGCGCGTACCTTCTAA
- a CDS encoding nuclear transport factor 2 family protein, translating into MSLTHAQLTELYDKQALHDNLMLYARGADRHDRELMKSTYWPDSFDDHGGYVGNGQEWADAAMTWHDKIHSCSHHISNVLSEIDGNRAKRESTFICVVPFKDPEVTMFQAGRYRDLCEKRDGVWKILHRTCIWDWMDVRPVNSDWDVVNVPRVSHWGAWHPEDPIYLDWIDSPPTEFSR; encoded by the coding sequence ATGTCCCTCACACATGCTCAACTGACTGAGTTGTATGACAAGCAAGCCCTCCACGACAACCTGATGCTGTATGCGAGGGGCGCGGACCGGCACGACCGCGAGCTGATGAAGTCCACGTACTGGCCTGATTCATTTGATGATCACGGCGGCTATGTTGGAAACGGTCAGGAGTGGGCTGATGCAGCCATGACCTGGCACGACAAGATCCATAGCTGCAGCCACCACATCTCCAACGTCCTGTCCGAGATTGACGGGAACCGTGCCAAGCGCGAAAGCACGTTCATCTGTGTGGTCCCCTTCAAGGACCCCGAGGTGACAATGTTCCAGGCCGGCCGCTACCGCGATTTGTGCGAAAAGCGCGACGGCGTGTGGAAGATCCTTCACCGCACCTGCATCTGGGACTGGATGGACGTTCGGCCCGTCAACTCGGACTGGGATGTCGTGAATGTCCCTCGAGTCTCGCATTGGGGAGCCTGGCATCCTGAGGACCCGATCTACCTCGACTGGATCGACAGCCCGCCGACGGAATTCTCCCGGTAG
- a CDS encoding NAD-dependent succinate-semialdehyde dehydrogenase, with amino-acid sequence MTVSALSPAVSPEREAALLAAVPTGLLIGGRWRDASDGGRFDVQDPATGEVLATLASASSDDAIAALDAADAAQTSWARTAPRVRAEILRRAFDLVTERAEDFALLMTLEMGKPLAEARGEVTYGAEFLRWFSEETVRDYGRYLTTPEGKNKILVQHKPVGPCLLITPWNFPLAMATRKVAPAVAAGCTMVLKPAKLTPLTAQYFAQTMLDAGLPAGVLNVVASSSASGISGPLLKDSRLRKVSFTGSTSVGKRLMADAAQNVLRTSMELGGNAPFIVFEDADLDKAVEGAMAAKMRNMGEACTAANRFLVHETVAAEFTQRFAAAMGALATGRGTDPATQVGPLIDAGARDDVHALVSAAVDAGATAFTGGGPVDGPGYFYQPTVLGNVPNDAAILGQEIFGPVAPITTFKTEDDAIRLANATEYGLASYLYSRDFNKLLRVAEQIEFGMVGFNAGVISNAAAPFGGVKQSGLGREGGSEGIAEYTTTQYIGIADPYAG; translated from the coding sequence ATGACTGTCTCCGCACTTTCCCCTGCCGTTTCACCCGAGCGTGAGGCTGCCCTGCTCGCCGCTGTTCCTACCGGCCTTTTGATTGGCGGGCGGTGGCGGGACGCATCCGACGGCGGCAGGTTCGACGTGCAGGATCCCGCAACCGGAGAGGTACTTGCCACCCTCGCCTCCGCTAGCAGTGACGACGCCATCGCCGCCCTTGACGCCGCCGATGCTGCGCAGACGTCCTGGGCGCGAACAGCACCGAGGGTGCGGGCCGAGATCCTTCGCCGGGCTTTTGACCTGGTGACCGAACGGGCCGAGGACTTCGCCCTACTGATGACCCTGGAGATGGGAAAGCCGCTGGCCGAAGCCCGAGGCGAGGTCACCTACGGTGCCGAGTTCCTGCGTTGGTTCTCAGAGGAAACCGTTCGCGATTACGGCCGCTACCTCACCACCCCCGAGGGCAAGAACAAGATCCTGGTCCAGCACAAACCCGTTGGCCCGTGCCTGCTCATAACCCCCTGGAACTTTCCCCTCGCGATGGCCACCCGCAAAGTAGCCCCAGCCGTCGCCGCCGGCTGCACCATGGTCCTCAAACCCGCCAAGCTCACCCCCCTTACAGCGCAGTACTTCGCGCAGACGATGCTCGACGCCGGCCTGCCCGCCGGTGTCCTGAACGTCGTTGCCTCCTCCTCCGCCTCCGGGATCTCCGGGCCACTGTTGAAGGACTCCCGGCTGCGGAAAGTCTCCTTTACCGGCTCCACCTCCGTCGGCAAACGCCTCATGGCCGACGCCGCCCAGAACGTGCTCCGTACCTCGATGGAACTCGGCGGGAACGCACCGTTCATCGTGTTCGAGGACGCAGACCTGGACAAAGCTGTCGAGGGAGCCATGGCCGCCAAGATGCGGAACATGGGCGAAGCGTGCACCGCCGCCAACCGCTTCCTCGTCCACGAAACCGTCGCCGCCGAGTTCACGCAGAGGTTTGCCGCCGCGATGGGCGCCTTGGCCACCGGCCGCGGCACCGACCCCGCCACCCAGGTAGGCCCGCTCATCGACGCCGGCGCACGCGACGACGTCCACGCCCTGGTCAGCGCCGCCGTCGACGCCGGGGCTACCGCCTTTACAGGTGGCGGGCCAGTGGACGGACCCGGCTACTTCTACCAACCCACCGTCCTGGGCAACGTGCCCAACGACGCCGCTATCCTGGGCCAGGAAATCTTCGGACCCGTGGCCCCTATCACCACCTTCAAAACTGAGGACGACGCCATCCGGCTGGCCAATGCCACCGAATACGGCCTCGCGTCATACCTCTACAGCCGGGACTTCAACAAGCTCCTGCGGGTGGCGGAACAGATCGAGTTCGGCATGGTCGGGTTCAACGCCGGCGTCATCTCAAACGCCGCAGCACCCTTCGGCGGCGTCAAACAATCCGGCCTGGGACGCGAAGGCGGATCAGAAGGCATCGCCGAATACACCACCACCCAATACATCGGCATCGCAGACCCCTACGCCGGCTAA
- a CDS encoding thiamine pyrophosphate-dependent enzyme has protein sequence MTQVTAEQDELPGDLLPISRKSAGHVIVDTLAAHGIKRAHVVPGESFLDVLDGLHGSSIETIVCRHEGGATYMAEADGKMNQLPGIAMVTRGPGAANAHVGLHTAWQDSTPMVLFVGLIPFAHRDREAFQEFDIKAWFDTGAKRVMVLDHAARASEIVAEALFAAMSGRPGPVVVGLPEDVIRQQIPAELHPPIPVATGGMTTVDAAALADALAASSKPLFVTGGNDWTQEGADQLTRWLEKHHIPAAAEWRTEGTIPFDSPSYVGPIGYGRPRPTYDLLEETDLLVFVGTVPGDVITDGFLCRQDWSKRNFLVTIDPSLRGRSGPVSYQIVAKPDVFVRDLAKIELPVKDEWMSWTAKMRAEQAAFAALPSATPSDGPARMDTLMANLVPTLPHDAMITLGAGEHTNWAHRYFPTQRYASMISARNGSMGYSVPSAIAASLEYPSRRVVTIAGDGEFLMNGQELATAAQYGATPLVVVMDNQEYGTIRTHQERHYPERVSGTQLKNPEFALMAQAFGGFGIKVERDADIPAAISAALRAIDEDRVFALIHLVVEQRVKAY, from the coding sequence ATGACTCAAGTAACAGCCGAGCAAGACGAGTTGCCAGGGGATCTGCTGCCGATATCCCGCAAGTCCGCCGGGCACGTCATCGTTGATACGCTCGCCGCCCACGGCATCAAGCGGGCCCATGTAGTGCCGGGTGAGAGCTTCCTTGATGTCCTTGACGGACTTCACGGCTCGTCAATCGAGACCATCGTTTGTCGCCATGAAGGTGGGGCGACTTACATGGCCGAAGCTGACGGCAAGATGAACCAGCTGCCCGGCATTGCAATGGTTACCCGCGGGCCCGGCGCTGCCAATGCCCACGTAGGACTTCACACCGCATGGCAGGACTCCACCCCCATGGTGCTGTTCGTGGGGTTGATTCCCTTCGCCCACAGGGACCGCGAGGCCTTCCAGGAGTTCGACATCAAAGCCTGGTTCGACACCGGCGCCAAGCGCGTGATGGTCCTGGACCACGCCGCGCGTGCCTCCGAAATCGTCGCTGAAGCCCTTTTCGCGGCTATGAGCGGACGGCCGGGTCCTGTCGTCGTTGGCCTGCCCGAAGACGTCATCCGCCAACAGATCCCCGCCGAACTACATCCTCCCATCCCGGTCGCCACGGGTGGGATGACCACTGTGGACGCGGCCGCGCTGGCCGATGCCCTGGCCGCATCAAGCAAGCCGTTGTTCGTCACCGGCGGCAACGACTGGACGCAAGAAGGGGCGGACCAGCTCACACGCTGGCTCGAGAAGCACCACATTCCTGCAGCGGCCGAGTGGCGCACCGAAGGCACCATCCCGTTCGATTCCCCCTCTTATGTTGGCCCCATAGGCTACGGCCGTCCGCGGCCCACCTATGACCTGCTCGAAGAAACTGACCTTCTGGTTTTTGTGGGCACAGTCCCTGGGGACGTGATTACCGATGGATTTCTTTGCCGCCAGGACTGGTCAAAAAGGAACTTCCTGGTCACTATCGACCCATCGCTTCGTGGCCGCTCGGGACCCGTCTCCTACCAAATTGTCGCCAAGCCCGATGTTTTCGTCCGCGACCTCGCGAAGATCGAGCTTCCCGTCAAAGATGAGTGGATGAGTTGGACGGCAAAAATGCGTGCGGAGCAGGCAGCCTTCGCCGCCCTTCCCTCAGCGACGCCGTCCGATGGTCCAGCCCGGATGGACACCCTGATGGCCAACCTCGTCCCCACCCTCCCGCATGACGCCATGATCACACTGGGCGCAGGTGAGCACACGAATTGGGCCCACCGCTACTTTCCCACCCAGCGCTACGCCTCGATGATCAGTGCCCGCAACGGCTCCATGGGCTACTCCGTCCCCTCCGCCATCGCAGCGTCTCTGGAATACCCGAGCAGGCGCGTGGTGACCATCGCCGGCGACGGCGAATTCCTTATGAACGGACAGGAGCTTGCCACCGCCGCCCAATACGGCGCCACTCCCCTAGTGGTCGTAATGGACAACCAGGAGTACGGGACCATCCGCACGCATCAAGAACGGCATTACCCCGAACGTGTTTCGGGCACCCAATTGAAAAACCCGGAGTTCGCGCTCATGGCACAGGCCTTTGGGGGTTTCGGCATCAAGGTGGAACGCGATGCTGACATTCCTGCCGCTATCTCAGCGGCGCTGAGAGCCATCGACGAGGACCGCGTCTTCGCGCTCATCCATCTGGTGGTTGAGCAGCGGGTCAAAGCCTACTAG
- a CDS encoding dihydrolipoamide acetyltransferase family protein, whose amino-acid sequence MATIITMPAVVADATEAALQDWLVKIGDTIAAGQPIAEIETEKATVELQAEFPGTVGRLLIRPGTSVGVGEPIAVLVEAGEDEASIDKQIASAGGASHSLAEHPVPEDTEAPTTRRDTRPAALDAGLEPSSHAQGRDSRVFGSPLARKLAKELGLDLSSLTGSGPNSRILRRDVEAARRKHAASPERVSKAEELLPAAPTAASLTAGVQNFQDEPLSGMRKAIARRLTESKSTVPHFYVSIDVEMDALLALRKEINQGALPSNRKATVNDLVLKALGGALVDVPAANASWQGDAIRHYSTVDVSVAIATTDGLLTPVVRGLENLSLSSLGRTMGDYKERAAANRIRQQELDGGSFSLTNLGMYGTREFSAILNPPQAGILAVGAAEQRPVVRDGQLAVATVMSCTLSADHRVIDGAVAAQLLAAFKARIENPLSILL is encoded by the coding sequence ATGGCAACCATCATCACCATGCCGGCCGTCGTCGCAGACGCCACCGAGGCAGCTCTCCAGGACTGGCTCGTAAAAATAGGCGACACCATCGCAGCCGGTCAACCCATCGCCGAAATTGAAACTGAGAAGGCCACCGTTGAACTGCAGGCTGAGTTTCCCGGAACTGTCGGGAGACTGCTGATCCGGCCGGGAACCTCCGTAGGTGTCGGCGAGCCCATTGCCGTGCTCGTCGAAGCAGGCGAGGATGAAGCGTCCATCGACAAGCAGATAGCCTCCGCCGGCGGTGCTTCGCACAGCCTTGCAGAGCATCCCGTGCCCGAGGATACTGAAGCACCAACAACCAGGCGGGATACGCGGCCTGCGGCTCTGGACGCGGGCCTGGAGCCGTCCAGCCATGCTCAGGGACGGGACTCGCGGGTATTCGGGTCACCCTTGGCCCGGAAGCTCGCTAAAGAACTCGGCCTCGACCTTTCATCTTTAACGGGCTCGGGACCCAACAGCAGGATCCTTCGCCGGGACGTCGAAGCCGCCCGCAGGAAACACGCAGCAAGTCCGGAACGCGTCTCCAAAGCTGAAGAACTCCTTCCCGCTGCCCCAACCGCTGCGTCCCTGACTGCCGGCGTGCAAAACTTCCAGGACGAACCGCTCTCGGGCATGCGCAAGGCCATCGCACGACGGCTTACTGAGTCAAAGTCAACCGTTCCCCATTTCTATGTCTCCATCGACGTCGAGATGGACGCCCTCCTGGCTTTGCGCAAGGAAATTAACCAGGGCGCGCTCCCTTCGAACCGGAAGGCAACAGTCAATGATCTTGTCCTGAAAGCCCTGGGAGGAGCACTTGTGGACGTGCCTGCCGCAAATGCTTCCTGGCAAGGAGACGCCATCCGCCACTATTCAACGGTGGATGTCTCCGTGGCCATCGCCACCACGGACGGCCTGCTGACACCCGTGGTTCGCGGCCTGGAAAACCTCTCCCTCAGCTCCCTGGGCAGGACCATGGGCGACTACAAAGAACGTGCAGCCGCGAACCGGATCCGGCAACAGGAACTCGACGGCGGGTCCTTCAGCCTCACGAACCTGGGAATGTACGGGACACGGGAGTTCTCGGCCATCCTCAACCCGCCCCAGGCAGGGATCCTGGCCGTCGGGGCGGCCGAGCAGCGCCCGGTGGTGCGCGACGGCCAGCTGGCAGTTGCCACGGTCATGAGCTGCACCCTTTCCGCAGACCACCGGGTCATCGACGGCGCAGTGGCAGCACAATTGCTGGCCGCTTTCAAAGCGCGCATCGAGAACCCGCTGAGCATCCTCCTGTAA
- a CDS encoding alpha-ketoacid dehydrogenase subunit alpha/beta gives MSTTTPLTYSTECTELRATRDDWDAAAPELLESMLVQMHTIRIFEEVVLQLAAEGLVHGPAHSSIGQEGAAVGSVLALRGADGVNGTHRGHHQFLAKGLAYLSPHGMSIIDGIKNDQVTEFIRRTMSEILGLRAGFSGGRGGSMHLQWLEAGALGTNAIVGGGVPLAAGNAWAQRHDAEIQDDGGQADGMGVTVTYFGDGASNIGSTLETMNLAAAWRLPLCFYIENNLYAVSTHVSDVTGEPRLAARGPGFGIRSWRVDGMDPLAVYLAQKAAVDYMRAGKGTTLIEAETYRYFHQNGPFPGSAFGYRTKEEEKQWRERDPLAKLAAEMTRRGLLTDEQLSDLTSHITEQITRIVDEITEKDPESAKGARRIRPTLWPDPAAVDTDIRSEPALTGTEPGEPTEDGTVERRFVDAIADVLGRRMDVDPGVLVLGEDVHRLKGGTNGATRGLKDAYPDRVLGTPISENAFAGLAGGLSMTGRYKPVVEFMYSDFLWVAADQIFNQIGKARHMFGGQSSMPVVLRSKVAMGAGYGSQHSMDPAGIFANNPGWRIVAPSTPQDYIGLMNTALELQDPVLVLEHVDLYGTKGNIPAENLDYQLPVGKAAVRRAGEGVTVLSYLNMVDVSLQAAERRLDLDPEVIDLRWLDRASLDWETIGASIQKTNNVLIVEQGARGTSYGGWLSDEIQRRFFDYLDQPIQRVTGKEAAPSISKVLEAAANADLNDVLAGFDEIARNLGLS, from the coding sequence ATGTCAACCACTACGCCCTTGACCTACTCGACTGAGTGCACAGAGCTGCGCGCAACGCGCGACGACTGGGACGCAGCAGCTCCGGAGTTGCTCGAATCCATGCTTGTGCAGATGCACACCATCCGGATTTTTGAGGAAGTTGTCCTGCAGCTGGCGGCAGAGGGTTTGGTACACGGCCCCGCCCACTCCAGCATTGGCCAGGAGGGAGCAGCGGTGGGATCCGTATTGGCGCTGCGGGGAGCCGACGGCGTGAACGGCACCCACCGTGGCCATCACCAGTTCCTGGCAAAGGGTCTTGCCTATCTGTCCCCGCACGGCATGTCCATCATCGACGGGATAAAAAACGACCAGGTCACGGAATTCATCCGACGGACGATGTCCGAGATTTTGGGTCTCAGGGCCGGTTTTAGCGGTGGCCGGGGCGGGTCGATGCACCTGCAGTGGCTTGAGGCCGGAGCGCTGGGCACCAACGCCATTGTGGGTGGCGGAGTGCCGCTTGCCGCTGGCAATGCTTGGGCACAGCGCCATGACGCAGAAATCCAGGACGACGGCGGCCAGGCAGATGGGATGGGGGTCACCGTAACCTATTTCGGTGACGGCGCCTCGAACATCGGGTCAACGCTTGAGACCATGAACCTGGCCGCTGCATGGCGCCTGCCGCTGTGCTTCTACATCGAAAACAATCTCTACGCTGTCTCGACCCACGTATCCGACGTAACAGGGGAACCTCGGCTGGCGGCTCGTGGGCCCGGCTTCGGCATCAGGTCCTGGCGCGTGGACGGCATGGATCCCCTCGCGGTCTACCTTGCCCAGAAGGCAGCCGTGGATTACATGCGCGCTGGCAAGGGAACAACCCTTATAGAGGCGGAAACCTACCGTTATTTCCACCAGAACGGCCCCTTCCCCGGCAGCGCCTTCGGTTACCGGACCAAGGAGGAGGAGAAGCAGTGGCGTGAACGCGACCCCTTGGCCAAACTGGCCGCAGAGATGACCCGGCGCGGACTCCTCACGGACGAACAATTGAGTGATCTCACGTCGCACATCACCGAGCAAATCACCCGGATTGTGGACGAAATCACGGAGAAGGACCCGGAAAGCGCGAAAGGCGCCCGCCGGATCCGCCCCACTCTTTGGCCGGATCCGGCTGCCGTGGATACCGACATCAGGAGCGAACCGGCATTGACCGGCACAGAACCCGGCGAACCAACCGAAGACGGCACCGTGGAGCGCCGCTTCGTTGATGCCATTGCAGATGTCCTCGGCCGCCGGATGGACGTGGACCCGGGCGTGCTGGTCCTCGGCGAAGACGTGCACCGGCTCAAGGGCGGCACCAACGGGGCTACGCGCGGGCTGAAAGATGCTTATCCAGACCGGGTCCTGGGCACACCAATCAGTGAAAACGCCTTCGCGGGCCTGGCAGGCGGCCTGTCCATGACCGGACGATACAAGCCGGTCGTGGAGTTCATGTACTCCGACTTCCTGTGGGTAGCCGCTGACCAGATTTTCAACCAGATCGGCAAGGCCCGGCACATGTTCGGCGGCCAGTCCTCCATGCCTGTGGTGCTCCGGTCCAAGGTCGCAATGGGAGCCGGCTATGGCTCGCAGCATTCCATGGATCCGGCAGGGATCTTCGCCAACAACCCGGGCTGGCGCATCGTAGCGCCGTCAACACCGCAAGACTATATCGGGTTGATGAACACAGCCTTGGAACTCCAGGACCCGGTGCTCGTTCTTGAGCACGTAGACCTCTACGGGACCAAAGGAAACATACCCGCGGAGAATCTCGACTACCAATTGCCGGTGGGCAAAGCGGCCGTGCGGCGGGCGGGCGAAGGCGTCACTGTCCTGAGCTACCTGAACATGGTGGATGTATCGCTTCAGGCCGCCGAGCGCCGTCTTGATCTCGATCCCGAAGTCATCGATCTGCGGTGGCTCGACAGGGCATCCCTGGACTGGGAAACCATCGGCGCCTCAATCCAGAAAACCAACAACGTCCTGATCGTCGAACAGGGTGCCCGCGGCACGTCATACGGCGGCTGGCTCTCTGACGAGATCCAGCGCAGATTCTTCGATTACCTCGACCAGCCCATCCAACGCGTTACGGGCAAGGAAGCCGCGCCGAGCATCTCGAAAGTCCTTGAGGCTGCAGCCAACGCCGATCTCAACGACGTCCTTGCCGGCTTCGACGAAATAGCCCGCAATCTCGGCCTTTCCTGA
- a CDS encoding GntR family transcriptional regulator, which yields MSTQAVLLKKSGAASQRIADELSQRILDGDLAPGTRIRQEQIAEDFGVSRLPIREALRILESHGLVTLVASSGAWVSSMNLAECQETYLIRERLEPLALGQAIDNVGIETLDRLVQLTSEMENCRVVEDFVELDREFHLLSFQDAGMPTLLEMVERLWNTTQHYRRAYVQLIGPDGLADTHLEHRLLVAAIRRRDTRSAEELLAMHVRKTRMALLDHPEIFDRQK from the coding sequence ATGTCCACCCAAGCTGTTCTTTTGAAGAAATCGGGCGCTGCCAGCCAGCGCATCGCAGACGAACTAAGTCAGAGGATCCTGGACGGGGACCTTGCGCCGGGCACGAGGATCCGACAGGAGCAGATCGCAGAAGACTTCGGCGTCAGCAGGTTGCCGATCCGTGAAGCCTTGCGAATCCTTGAATCGCACGGGCTCGTCACACTTGTTGCGTCCTCCGGGGCCTGGGTCAGCTCCATGAACCTCGCTGAGTGCCAGGAGACGTACCTGATCCGCGAACGGCTTGAGCCGCTCGCGCTGGGACAGGCCATCGATAACGTCGGCATTGAAACCTTGGATCGGCTCGTTCAGTTGACCAGCGAGATGGAGAACTGCCGCGTGGTGGAGGACTTCGTCGAACTGGACCGCGAATTCCACCTGTTGAGCTTTCAAGATGCGGGCATGCCGACCTTGCTGGAGATGGTCGAGCGGCTCTGGAACACCACCCAGCATTACCGGCGCGCGTACGTGCAGCTGATCGGTCCCGATGGACTGGCCGACACGCATTTGGAGCATAGGCTCCTCGTGGCGGCCATCCGCCGTCGTGACACCCGTTCTGCTGAGGAATTGCTGGCCATGCATGTCCGCAAAACACGCATGGCCCTGCTTGATCACCCTGAGATATTCGATCGCCAGAAATAG
- a CDS encoding VOC family protein: MNQDAEQQDIALRERRGLPGIRGTDHIGFTVPDMEQAHEFFVNVIGCQHVYSLGPYPQDPELMQTRLNVHPEATLAEIRFYRCFNGANFEVFNYSSPDQRREQPRNSDIGGHHLAFYVEDLDVAVCHLKNHGIQVLGEPTSSSVASEGQRWVYFLAPWGMQFELVSFPQGKAYESQTPLRLWMP; the protein is encoded by the coding sequence ATGAACCAGGACGCTGAACAGCAAGACATTGCCCTCAGGGAACGGCGTGGACTGCCGGGTATCCGTGGAACGGACCACATCGGGTTCACAGTGCCCGACATGGAGCAAGCCCACGAATTCTTCGTCAACGTCATAGGGTGCCAGCATGTCTACTCGCTGGGGCCGTACCCGCAGGACCCCGAGTTGATGCAGACAAGGCTTAACGTCCACCCGGAGGCAACACTGGCGGAGATACGCTTCTACCGCTGCTTCAACGGGGCGAATTTTGAGGTCTTCAACTACTCGTCCCCGGATCAGCGGCGAGAACAGCCCCGCAACAGTGACATTGGCGGTCATCACCTCGCCTTCTACGTCGAGGACCTCGACGTAGCTGTTTGCCATCTCAAAAACCACGGGATCCAGGTGCTTGGGGAACCGACCTCGAGTTCAGTAGCCAGCGAGGGCCAGCGCTGGGTCTATTTCCTGGCGCCGTGGGGAATGCAATTCGAACTCGTGTCCTTTCCCCAAGGAAAAGCGTACGAATCGCAAACCCCACTGCGGCTCTGGATGCCCTAG